A stretch of DNA from Synechococcus sp. JA-3-3Ab:
CGGCAGGGTAGAGTTTTCTTGGGCTCTCCTGCCGGAGCGTTCTGGGCGGTTGTGCTGGAGGTTGAGAATGTGAGGGGTTCAGAACGGGTGGATGCGGATACCCTTCCCCGGCTGGAAGAGGCGGACTGGGGAGGGATGGCCCTCTCCTTAGTTCTCGGCCTGGCCCTCTCAGCGCTGGTCATCGGGATCCGGCCCCAGGTGGCCGTCCCCTTTGGATTGAGCGTGCTGGGCTCGGCCCTGCTGGGATCCCTACTTCTCCCGGTCTTGCGGCGCTGGAAGGCAGGCCAGGTCATCCGCGAGGAGGGGCCCCAGTCCCACCACAAAAAAGCGGGCACGCCGACCATGGGTGGCCTTAGCTTTTTGCCCGTAGGGCTGCTGGTGGCCGGCATCGGGAGCGGCTGGGATCCCCAATGGCTGGCGGTGGCCCTACTGACCCTGGCTTACACCGTGGTTGGCTGGCTGGACGATTGGCTGGTCATCCGGCAGCGCTCCAACAAGGGGTTGTCTGCCAAATCGAAGCTTTTACTCCAAGTTGGGATCGGCCTGGTTTTCTGTGGCTACCTGGCCTGGCAAGGGATCCCCACCGTTCTCACCCTGCCGGGAATAGGCGCCCTCCCCCTGGGCTGGCTGTTCTGGCCCTTGGCCTTGTTTGTGCTGGTGGGCACCAACAACGCCGTCAACCTCGCCGACGGCATGGACGGCCTGGCGGCAGGGATGGTGGCCCTTGTCCTGGCAGGGCTGGGGCTGACGGCAGCGGATCCCGTTTTGGCGCTCGTGGCTTTTGCCTTGAGCGGCACCTGTCTGGGCTTTCTGGTGCACAACCACCACCGGGCCCGCCTGTTTATGGGCGATACCGGATCCCTGGGGTTGGGGGGCGCTCTGGCGGGGCTGGCGCTGTTGGGGGATCAGCTCTGGGCCCTGGCCTGGATGGGCGCGGTGCTGGTGGCAGAGGCCCTGTCGGTGATCCTGCAGGTGGGCTACTTCCAATACACCAAACGCAAAACCGGACAAGGCAAACGGCTGCTGCGCATGTCGCCCTTGCACCACCATCTGGAGCTGGGGGGCTGGTCGGAGGTGCAGGTGGTGGGGTGCTTCTATGGGCTAACGGCGCTATTGGTGGGGCTGGGCTGGGCCTGGTGGCACTGGGCCGGCGCTTGAGAGGCAGAGGATCCAGGGGTACCACGGCAGGGGCCAAGCGCCGAAGCCGGACTTGGGGCTGCTTTCGGGGTTGGGAGGAGCATGCCTCTAACCCCCAAAACCCTGAACTTTGCTGAATTTACTGAGCTTTAGGCGGTTTGGCAAAAGTCATTGAGAGGGATATAGTAGACCAAGTTTCCCCCTGATCCTTGAGTCCACCGCAACGGTTGCCGGGAAGTGAAGGGGGAAAGCGCTCGGGGGGTATTCCTCAGGGCTTTGCGGGATACCGCCTTCCTGCTCAGAGATAGGCAGGATGCGATCGCTTCTTTCCTGAACCATGTTCAGGAGAGTTCAGCGTGAATGTATCAGGTCTAAACTGACTTAAGGGTTGTGGCTTGCCCTGGGCAGAGATTTGTCCATGGGTACAGCATCCTGTCCCCAACCCAAATGGCTGCAATTTCAAAAATGGTTGAAAAGGGCTTCTAGGCCGCCCGCAGAGCCCTCTAAGGCTGCAGGATCATCGACCAAAAGCCGCTCTCTTCATTCCAAAAGGGCGCCAGCGACTCTCCCACCACGTTCGGCCCCCAGTAGCGAGCGGTTCCATCCAGGGTAAAAGCCACCACAATATCGCCGGGGCCGATCTGCAATGGCTCCTCGCCCAAACTCAGCACCAGCCCCTCGCTGCCCCCTTCTCCGGGCGCAAAGTCCCAGTGGGCCGTTTCCGGGTTGAGCAGCCGTCCACCGCTGCGCATCAAGATCACCAGCCGAATCGGGTGAGGGGTGCGATTGCCGACTCGAAAGGCTCCTGTGCGGGTGGAGGTGGGGAAGGCAGACTCTGAGGGCAGGACAGGAGCTGCATTCCCCTCGAAGGAGCCTTGTGGGGATTTTAACATCGGCTGGGCTGCCAACCCCCGAACGAGAGCCAGACCCCAAACCAAAGCGGCAGCCAACCCCAGGGATCTCTGGCGCAGCTTGCCCCGCAAGGTCCCTTTCGGCGGCCCGCCGGCAACAAGAGCGGCAACAGCTTGGGTGATACAGGCAGGAAATGAGCGGATGGAAACAGACATCAGATTACCGCAACCAGGAGTGCTACATGCCGGATTGAGAAAGAAGCTGAGCGACCGTGACCTCGCCATTGGTGAGCAGATCCAGCCCGCAGGCGGCGTCGCGCTCAGAATAGGACGGTTGTTCAGCCACGCTAACACCTCTATCCTTGTCTGTTCTTCAATATTCATTCAACCTTCTCTCGGAAGGCGAAAACCGCTCCCCCCTCCCACCTGCAGTCGGCTGGGATCCTTCTAGGGGTTGACCGCTCGGCATTTCCACCCTTGCGGGCTGCGCTCATACAGAGTCCGTCGCTGGGGATAGATCGCATCTCCCTTGAGCTGGAGGTGATCCACCTCCGTTGGATCCAACAGCAGTAGGACAAATGTCGGCGGTGGCAAAGATGCCTTTTCGGGGGGCAGCTCTTCAACAAAAGCCTCGGGTGGGGCAAGAGGGCCTTTAGGTTCCGGCCAGAACCAGAGCAGCCGTCCTTTTTCCGAGATTTGTTGCCACAACTGTTGTCGGTGCTGCTGCGCCCGAGGATCCGGGTGGTCGGCGGTGATGGCCTCGAGAGTGCCGGCAATGCGAAATTGCTCGCGAGTTTTACAGAAGTACCAGCAGATCTGGGCCAGTGGGCAGTGGGCGATCTGGCAGATCTTCTCGCTGCGGCTGTCCACCGCCAACTGAATGCGGTCGGTATCCCCCAAAAATCCCCGGAAGACCACCGTGCGGTTGCGCGGGTGCCCCCAAGGATCCACCGTAGCCAACTGCAAATAGCGCACACCCGCGTCGCTGCGGTTGCGGTGCAAGGCCGCCTGCAGCAACGTCCGCCAAGAGGGATCCCCAGCCGGGTTATCCTTCAACTCGTTCATAGGGGTGCGCAGGTGCCAGCCGAGACTTTAGCCGGGAGGGGGAGGAGCTTCCGATTGCGGATCCCTGGCCTGTCCTAGTGAGGATTCCGGCCGAACGGAATGGGAATCCAGACCAGTTGGGTGAAGGGAATGAAAGGGATGCTCCAGACAGCCCTCTGCCAGCCCCTCGAAGCGTTCCGGCACCGGCTGTTTCACCGGCAATTTCTGGAGCACCAGAGCGAGATACTCGCTGTACCATGGGGAGCGAGCTTCTCGCACCTTGTGCCACACCGAGCGCGACATCAACAGCGTCCGCTCCACGTCCCGGGCTCCCAGCTTGAGCAAAAATTCCTCCCGTTCCGGCTGGTAATCGGTGGAGGTCAAAGCCAAAGCCTGCGGCGGATAGGCTTGGGTGAGCCGGGCCATCTTGGCCATGAGCTCAGGATAGAGCCAGGTGTAGGCGGGGTGAACCGTAAGCTTGGCCACATGCGGCTGCTGCCCGGTACGGTCCAACTTCAGGTTGAAATAGCCGATAGCGGTTTTCCGCTCCGGCTCATAGACACACATCTCCACCCGTTCCGTTTGGCTGATGACGCATTTGGCCTGATCTAGGAGCCAATCCAGCGGGCTGGTGCGAAAATCGCTCACGTCGCGGTCGTATACCTGGCGCACGGTGGCCGGCATGGATCCCGTATCCAGTTGGTAAATGGCGTAGGCATCCCGGTTGGTCACCGGCACCAGGTTGGGCAGCATGGGCTCGTGCTGGCTGAGGGCGGCCAGAATCTCGGGCCGGATCGACCAGTAGGTAATCTGGGCCAGCGGTTGGAAGCCGTTGTGGCGGTAGAGGGCCATCGCCCCCTTGTTGTGGATGTTCACCTCCAAGATCCAGGTGCGGGCCTCGCGAAAGTGCTCCATGCAGTGTCTGAGCAACTTAGAGCCGATTCCCTGCCGCCGGGCGGAGGGCACCACAGCAATGTGATCCACCCGCCAGGTGCTGCGGGAATGATTAAAGGGAGAAACTTGAATGACCCCCTGGATTTTGCCCTCCAGCTCCGCCACATGCACCGTAAACATGTGCTGAAAACGGTTGGGAAACAGGCTCAAAGTTTTCAGGGGGCCATACCACTGGCGCAGCCGCCGCACCTGGCGACGAATGTCCACCGAGCGGCCGCTGTACTCTTCATCAAAAGCTTGAGCCAAAATCTCCTCCACCGCCTCCAGATCACCCAGTTGAGCCGGGCGGAGAATCAGTTCGGGAGCCTCCTTAGGAGCTTTGGAATCCGGGTTGGGCTTTTCCGCAGGGTTGTCCATGCCAAAGTGTGGGCGGGAGAATACTCAAAGCATAGCTCAGGATCCCCCACTTCTTCTATCTAAGGGGGGCGTTGCTGCCACAAATGAGATTATCGGGCTTTCCGTTGGCCTTTGGCCAATCAGGCCCCCGCATCCAGCAACGCCAGGTTGCGGAAGGTAAAGCGCTTTTCCACAGGGCCGGTTTCCGTCTCTGTTTGAATGCGCCGCTCCGAGAGGATATAGTACTTGCCCACTTTGGTGTAGAGATCTTCAAATTGGCTGCGCCCACCCTTCTGCTCGCCAGTCTTGGCGTCGTGATAGACGGAGTCGTAGCGGTGGGAGAGGTAGCCTTCGCCCGTGTCATGGCTGCTGAAGGTGTGAATAGTAACCACCATACCGTGAATATGCCGATGCACCATGGTAACTTGGTTGTCGCGCACGTGGTAGCGATCCCCTTCGGCTTTGCCGCCCACCAGGATCTCCACGGTGCCATCGGGTAGGATCTGGCCATAGCGAAAAGTGTTGTTCCCGTGGGTCTCGGCGAAGCTGCGGCGCACCCGGTGAACGGCAATCTCCCAAAGTTGATTGTGAATGGCTTTCCGGGCTTCCTCATCCTCCACGCCCGTAACCGTCGCTTTTAGGTCTGCCCCCACTCGCACCTGGCCCACAAAAGTGCGCTCCCCATCCCAGTAGGTGACCTCGGCGCTGTAGCCCGGAAAGTCGGGATCCCAGGTGTAGCGATTTTCGTAGGCGGCCCGAAACAACTCTTCGGCAGAAACTTGGGTCGCGGTCATCGAGTGTCTCCTGTCTTACTGGCAAGCGCTTCTCATGACCATCCATCATACTGCCCCTTGCTGCCAGGCTATCCCCCTAGCCGCCCGCGGCAGGAACCTGCGTTTGTTGACATACTCTCTACGCCCAGGGCCTGCTTCCCCACAGCGATCAGCCAGGGGTTTTCGCGCCACAAAGAGCTGACATAGCTAATTGCCCATCCGCCGCTGTAGGATAGAGGCATAGCCACTGGAGCTTCTCTTCCTTCGTCACCCTAAGTTTTGGCCTGCAAGTTTAGTTGCTGCTTTGATCCCCGGAGTATTCTCTGGAAAGAGCCTTTCTATTTTTGGTGGGTGAGGAGGAAGATTGAGAGATTTTTTTGACAATCGCGTCGGCAGGACGGAATCCCTAGCGCCTAACCTGTCGCCGGCCCAGACCAGAGTGGCAGCCCCGCCGGAGATGATGGGGCCAGTGCTGAAAATTGTCGGCAAGCAGACCTTGAGCGGCCACATTCCCATCGGCGGCGCGAAAAACTCAGCTTTGGCGCTCATGGCGGGATCCCTTTTGGCTCCTGCCGCTTGTCGAATTCACAACGTGCCGCGCCTGCTGGACATTGAACGCATGGGGCAGATCCTGACCAGCCTGGGGGTTAAGGTGTCCCATGTGGGCAATACCCTTGACCTGGACGCCAGCTCCCTCAAAACTTCCCAGGCGCCCTACGAGTTGGTCAGCCAGTTGCGGGCCAGCTTCTTCATCATCGGGCCGCTGCTGGCGCGGCTGGGAGTGGTCAGAGTTCCTCTGCCCGGCGGCTGTGCCATCGGCTCGCGTCCGGTGGATCTGCATGTGCGGGGCCTGCAAGCGTTGGGGGCAACGGTTCAAATCGAGCACGGCGTGGTTCATGCCTATGCCCGCAAGCTGGTGGGAACCCGCATCTACCTTGACTATCCCAGCGTCGGCGCCACCGAGACGCTGATGATGGCCGCTACGCTGGCCGAAGGGGAAACGGTGATTGAAAATGCTGCCCAAGAGCCGGAGGTGGCCGACTTGGCCCGTTTTTGTCAGGCGATGGGAGCCCGCATCCGTGGCGTGGGCACCAATACGGTTGTGGTGGTAGGGGTGCCGCGCCTGCACGGCACCGAGTACACGGTCATTCCCGACCGCATCGAGGCCAGCACCTACCTCATTGCCGGGGCCATCACCCGCTCCGAACTCACGGTTGGCCCTGTTATCCCGGATCACCTGCGAGCGGTGATTGCCAAGCTGCGCGACATGGGGCTGCGGGTGGAGGAAGAAGGCCCCAACCGGCTGCGCATTGCCCCGGCTCAACTCAGTTCGGGCTGGCTTTGCCAGGCAACCGATATCCAAACCTTGCCCTATCCAGGTTTTCCCACCGATGTGCAGGCGCCGATCATGGCCTTGGCTGCCCTGAGCGAGGGCAGTTGCACCATCGAGGAGACGGTGTTTGAAAACCGCATGCACCACATTCCCGAGCTCAACCGCATGGGGGCGGATATTCGTCTCAAGAACCGGGTGGCCATTGTCCGGGGGGTGCCGTCGCTGTCGGGAGCGCCGGTGGTGGCCACGGACTTGCGGGCGGGGGCAGCTCTGGTGTTGGCTGGCCTGGCGGCTGAGGGCTGCTCTACTATCCACGGGCTCCACTACATCGACCGCGGCTACGAAGCTATCGATGAAAAGCTGCGCAGCGTTGGGGCCAAGGTGTATCGCTGTAACAACCCGGCAGGGATCCCGGCCACCCCTCAGCCTGAACAAGCTGATGGAAAGGGGATCCCATTGCAGAATTGGCCCACTTGAGCCTACGCCGTTGGGGGGATCCGCCGGCCCCCTCCCCCTTGTTTTCTTGAGGGAAAAAGGATGCGGTAGGCTAGGAGCCGACAGCCCAAATTCAGGGAGAAGGGGTTGGGGATCGAGAGCCATGTCCCAAGTGTACGACTGTGTCATCGTCGGCGCTGGCCCTGCCGGCGGCTCGGCCGCCTATCACCTGGCCAAGCGGGGGCGCTCAGTGCTGGTCTTGGAGAAGGATCCTTTGCCCCGCTACAAACCCTGTGGCGGCGGCGTTTCTCCCATGGTGGCGGCCTGGTTTGACTTCGATTTCAGTCCCGCCATTTCGCTGAAGATCCGGCAAATTCGCTACACCTGGCGGGGCGGGGATCCGGTCGTGGCCGACCTGGATCTGAAAGAGCCGGTATGGATGGTGCGGCGGGAGGTCTTCGACCATTACTTGATCCAGCAGGCGCAAAAGCAGGGGGCAGCACTCCAGACGGAATGTCCCGTCTCCGGCATTGAGTGGCAGAGCGACCGCTGGCAAGTGATGACAGCCACCGGCCCGGTCTGGGGTCGGTATGTGATCGGGGCCGATGGGGCCAAAGGCTCGATGGCCAAGTGGCTCGGCTTTCAAAACCGGCAGCGCCGCCTGGCTGCCGCCCTGGAAGCAGAAGTGCCCGTCTCAGAGCCAAAAACCGCAGCCGCCCATTTCGACTTTGGCGCCGTGAGCAACGGCTACATTTGGAACTTCCCCAAAGCCGATGGCTACTCCATCGGGGCAGGCACCTTTCGGGGTGGCGAAAAACAAAACTTGCGGGAAATCGCCGCCGAGTATGCCCAAAGCTTTGGTGTGGACTTGAAATCGGTCAGGCAGTTTGGCCATCCCATCTGTCTTTGGGAGGGGGATCAACCCCTGCACAGCCAAAATGCCCTCCTGGTGGGAGATGCTGCCTGTGTCGTCGATCCGTTTACCGCCGAAGGGATCCGCCCCTCCCTCCTCACTGGCATGCTGGCAGCGCAGGCCATCGACCAAGCCCTGGCGGGAGATACCGAAGCCCTGGCGAACTACTCCGCCCGCGTGCAGCAGGAGTGGGGCTCAGAGATGCGTTGGGCCAAGCGGATCGCGGCGCTGTTCTACCGCTTTCCGGGCGTCGGCTACAGGGTAGGCGTCAAGCGACCGGGAGCCACTCGGCGCATGGGCCAGATCTTGGCCGGTGAGCTGCGCTACAGCGATGTGGCCAGCTCGGCCATTCGCCAGTTGAGCGCTGGCCTGTTGGCCTAGGCCGGCCGCTGGGAGAGGGGGGCGGGATCGTCGAAGCGCCTGCTGATCAGCAGGCAGTTGCGGCCATCTGCCTGGCGAGTATAGCTCAGGTGGGTGGAGAGAGCCTTCATCAGCCGAATACCCCGTCCCCCCTCGGATTCGACCTCGGCGTCGGGGGGCCTGCTGGCTGCTCGGTTCTGGAAGAATTCCTCCAAGTTGAACTCCTGCCCTTGATCCCAGATGCGCAGCTCCAGCTCCTGGGGCATCAGAACCAGCTCGATATCGATGGGTGTACTGGGAGACAAAGTGCGGTGGGCATGGCGAACGGCGTTGGTAAAGCCCTCCGCCAAGGCCAACTGGCATTCCAACCAGATGGGGCCCGGAATGCCGGCGTCGCGGAAAGACTCAAACCACGTCAAAACTTGGCTGAGAGCATCCAGGGTTGTGTCTACTCTCAGCGCAAAGGTCTGCTTTTCCCCCGACGGGATCCCTGCCGCGTTCAAAATCGAACCCCAAAGCTCAGACTGTTGCCTTGGCCCTCGCCCCCACCAGGGATCGGACCAGTTGATTCTAGACTAAGGCGCTGTTCAAGCCTGCCAACCCCCAACTTTGGGGGGGGCCACTAGGGGGCGATGATGAGATCCACGCGGCGGTTTCGCTGTCTCCCTTCCTCCGTATCGTTGTCGGCCACCGGCAGGGTGGGGCCAAAGCCAGAGGTTGTCCAGCTGATGGGGTGGTCTTCCGGCAACAGGTTAGCTAAGTAGTCTTTCACAGCGTTGGCGCGGCGCAGGGAAAGGTCGAGGTTATAGTTCAAGGAACCGATGTTGTCGGTGTGGCCGTTGACTTGAACGCGGGCGCCGGGCATTTCCCGCAAAGATTTGGCCACTTCTGCTAACAGGGAGGCCGCCTCAGGCCGAATCTCGGCCTTGTCGAAGTCGAAGAGCAGATCGCCCGGCAGGCTAATGGTTCGGGTTCCCACCTGAAAAGAGGTAGGGGTCGGCGTTGCGGTGGGGGCAGGGACGCTTGCTCCCTCCGGGGCGATCTCGGCAGTGGTGGCCGATTCTCGCCTCGGCTCAGGGGCCGCTGCTGGGGAAGACAGCCGTTGCAGCCGCGACTCCAGTTCTTCAACGCGGATCAAAAGCTGGATGGCCTGCTGGCGGAGTTCTCGAATCTCCCTTTCCAGATCCGTGGAGCCGCCGTGATTTGGATTCCCCTTTGGTGAATCTGCATCTGGGCTCACCGCTGGGAGACTGGCCTGGGGTGGAGACAGGGTGGGCAGGAGCGGCGGCGTGTTGGCCTGCGGCTGGGGAACTGGCAGCGGTTGGGTCTGAAGCGGCTGCGGGAGCACCATTCCCGCCCAGATGCCGCTGCCGACCAGGAGGATCCCACTCGAGAGATTGAGAAAGACCGTTGCACGTTCCGATGGGCGGGGCATCGCAGGCAAACCTCTGGCTAGATGGGCGCAGGCGAGGAGCGAAAACCGGGCTCAACTCAACGCCTAGAGTCGATCCTATCCGGCGACCGCAGCTTGCCAAGGGGATTAGGGGCTGCTCAGGCTACCCCTTCCCGCCATCCTCGGCAAAAGCCTAGTCGAAGCTGAGACGGCCCCGATAGCGTCCTATGAGGATCAGGCCGTTGACGGGATCCGCACAATCGACCACAAAAGACGGGAAGCGAGGGTTGTCGCTGATAACTTTTACTCGGGATCCTGACAGGCGTTGCAGCCGTTTGACCCACAGCTCGCCATCCCTCTGAAAGACGTAGATGCCCTCACCCCCCAGCTCTTTTTGCCGTTCGACAAAGATCCAGTCGCCATCTTCCAAGGTGGGAGACATGCTGTCCCCTTGCACCCGAATCAAACTGAGCCCATCCGGGTTCCCCTTCAGATGGGCCCGTAGCCAGTTACGCTCAAAAGCTAGCACCGACTCGATGGACTCTTCCCGCACCAGCGCCCCCGCCCCTGCCGAGGCGACCACATCCACCAGAGGCACGTATACATACTCCGTTTTGGCGTCGCCAGCCTCCAGCCGCGGGGATCCCTCCCCCGTAATCAGCCAACTGAGACTCACCCCCCCCACCTGGGCAATTTTCACGGCCTTGTCGATGCCGGGCACGGATCCCTTGAGGTAACTGCGCAAGGCTGTATCGCTAATGCCGGCCCGCCGCCCAAACGCATAAATGGCCTCATCGCCGATCACCTGTCGCAAACGGTCGGCAAAGGAGGAATCAGAGGAGGTGGACATCGGCTTAACGCTACGGGTTGTGTACAACTAAATTTCTACCACTACCTGTTGACAAGTCAACCCTCGTGAGGGGCAGGGGCTTATGCTGGGTTGGAGGGAAGAGGGCAGGGTTTCCAGTAGTAGGATCTGAGAGACTTCACCTGCTCTGGCTTGCTCCCTATGACCGTCTCAGACTGGAAACGCTGGCTGGATCATTTTCTCATTGCCCTGGTCTTTCTGGTGTTTGCCGGGTTTGTCTGGTTTGTCTTCTCGGTAACGGGAGCTTTCATCGGGATCCCGCTGGGCTACAAACTTTGGCTGCGGCTGTGGTTGCCTTTGTTCCAGCCGGCACTGGGGATCCTGATGGCTGGAGCCCTGCTGAGTGGGGTGTGGGGTTGGCTGGAGAAACGCCACTCCCGCAATCGAGACCATCAGCAGAACTAAAGATCGGGCAGCGCCGGGAGGCGGCAGACTGGCTCTATACTGAAAACGTAGAAAACGTATCTAAATGTTGAGCACCTGAGGCGGTCTGGCGTCGTGTTTGTCTTATCCGGCTACGAGTATTTGCTGGTCTTTCTGATCGTCTGCGCTCTGCTGCCGGTCTTGGCTCTGGGAGCTTCTGCGCTCTTGGCCCCAAAGCGGCGGGGATCCCTGCGCCGCAGCACCTATGAGTCGGGGATGGAGCCGTTTGGCCAGGCCTGGATCCAGTTCAACATCCGCTACTACATGTTCGCCCTGGTCTTCGTGATCTTCGACGTGGAGACCGTGTTCCTCTATCCCTGGGCGGTGGCCTTTCATCGCTTGGGACTGCTGGCCTTTGTGGAGGCCCTGATTTTCATCGCCATCCTTGTGGTGGGCCTTGTGTACGCTTGGAGAAAAGGAGCGCTGGAATGGTCATGACCTCTCAGGAGCCGGAAGTCTTGTTTCCGGCGTCTGCCCCGCAAGTTACCACAGACCTCTCGAACAACGTCGTTCTCACCACGGTTAACGACCTGTACAACTGGGCGAAGATGTCCAGCCTCTGGCCGCTCCTCTACGGCACTGCCTGCTGCTTCATCGAGTTTGCAGCCATGCTGGGCTCCCGCTTCGATTTCGACCGCTTTGGCCTGTTGCCCCGTTCTTCGCCGCGCACGGCTGATTTGATCATCACGGCGGGCACGGTCACTATGAAAATGGCCCCAGCGTTGGTCAAGCTCTACCAACAAATGGCTGAGCCGAAGTACGTGATCGCCATGGGGGCCTGTACCATTAGCGGCGGCATGTTCAGCTCCGATTCCTACACGGCGGTGCGAGGGGTGGACAAGCTGATCCCTGTGGACGTGTACATTCCCGGCTGCCCGCCGCGTCCGGAGGCGATCATGGATGCTATTGTCAAGCTGCGCAAGAAGATCGCCGCCGAAGACATGCGGGAGCGGGGCCGCCTGCAACAAACCCACCGGTACTACACGGTCAAGCACAACCTCAAGCCGGTGCCGGAGATCATCACCGGCAAGTATCTGGAGAGCGAGACCCGCCAAGCTCCTCCACCGGAACTGGCGGCGGCTATTGGCCTGCCGGTGCCTCCGGCCTTGCAGACTGCCGACTTCAAGCAGGCGGAACAGCAGCTCAAAGCTTTGCGGGGAGGGATGTGAGATGACAGAGGACAAAGCCCAGCAAAAGCCGTCCTCGACAGCCGAGCCGACAGAGCCGTTGGCGACGCTGGAACGGGGGCCGGTTTCCCAGTTCCTCGCCGATAACGGCTTTGACCATCAGTACCTGGGCAGAGATGCCGCCGGGGTGGAGCTGCTGGAGGTGGAGCGGGATTTTCTCTTGCCTGTGTGTACTGCCCTCTATGCCTACGGCTTCAATTACCTGGAGTGCCAGTGCGGCTACGACCTGGGGGCA
This window harbors:
- the mraY gene encoding phospho-N-acetylmuramoyl-pentapeptide-transferase; this encodes MALSLVLGLALSALVIGIRPQVAVPFGLSVLGSALLGSLLLPVLRRWKAGQVIREEGPQSHHKKAGTPTMGGLSFLPVGLLVAGIGSGWDPQWLAVALLTLAYTVVGWLDDWLVIRQRSNKGLSAKSKLLLQVGIGLVFCGYLAWQGIPTVLTLPGIGALPLGWLFWPLALFVLVGTNNAVNLADGMDGLAAGMVALVLAGLGLTAADPVLALVAFALSGTCLGFLVHNHHRARLFMGDTGSLGLGGALAGLALLGDQLWALAWMGAVLVAEALSVILQVGYFQYTKRKTGQGKRLLRMSPLHHHLELGGWSEVQVVGCFYGLTALLVGLGWAWWHWAGA
- a CDS encoding Npun_F5749 family FMN-dependent PPOX-type flavoprotein; amino-acid sequence: MNELKDNPAGDPSWRTLLQAALHRNRSDAGVRYLQLATVDPWGHPRNRTVVFRGFLGDTDRIQLAVDSRSEKICQIAHCPLAQICWYFCKTREQFRIAGTLEAITADHPDPRAQQHRQQLWQQISEKGRLLWFWPEPKGPLAPPEAFVEELPPEKASLPPPTFVLLLLDPTEVDHLQLKGDAIYPQRRTLYERSPQGWKCRAVNP
- a CDS encoding GNAT family N-acetyltransferase; the encoded protein is MDNPAEKPNPDSKAPKEAPELILRPAQLGDLEAVEEILAQAFDEEYSGRSVDIRRQVRRLRQWYGPLKTLSLFPNRFQHMFTVHVAELEGKIQGVIQVSPFNHSRSTWRVDHIAVVPSARRQGIGSKLLRHCMEHFREARTWILEVNIHNKGAMALYRHNGFQPLAQITYWSIRPEILAALSQHEPMLPNLVPVTNRDAYAIYQLDTGSMPATVRQVYDRDVSDFRTSPLDWLLDQAKCVISQTERVEMCVYEPERKTAIGYFNLKLDRTGQQPHVAKLTVHPAYTWLYPELMAKMARLTQAYPPQALALTSTDYQPEREEFLLKLGARDVERTLLMSRSVWHKVREARSPWYSEYLALVLQKLPVKQPVPERFEGLAEGCLEHPFHSLHPTGLDSHSVRPESSLGQARDPQSEAPPPPG
- a CDS encoding DUF3386 domain-containing protein; the protein is MTATQVSAEELFRAAYENRYTWDPDFPGYSAEVTYWDGERTFVGQVRVGADLKATVTGVEDEEARKAIHNQLWEIAVHRVRRSFAETHGNNTFRYGQILPDGTVEILVGGKAEGDRYHVRDNQVTMVHRHIHGMVVTIHTFSSHDTGEGYLSHRYDSVYHDAKTGEQKGGRSQFEDLYTKVGKYYILSERRIQTETETGPVEKRFTFRNLALLDAGA
- the murA gene encoding UDP-N-acetylglucosamine 1-carboxyvinyltransferase; translated protein: MMGPVLKIVGKQTLSGHIPIGGAKNSALALMAGSLLAPAACRIHNVPRLLDIERMGQILTSLGVKVSHVGNTLDLDASSLKTSQAPYELVSQLRASFFIIGPLLARLGVVRVPLPGGCAIGSRPVDLHVRGLQALGATVQIEHGVVHAYARKLVGTRIYLDYPSVGATETLMMAATLAEGETVIENAAQEPEVADLARFCQAMGARIRGVGTNTVVVVGVPRLHGTEYTVIPDRIEASTYLIAGAITRSELTVGPVIPDHLRAVIAKLRDMGLRVEEEGPNRLRIAPAQLSSGWLCQATDIQTLPYPGFPTDVQAPIMALAALSEGSCTIEETVFENRMHHIPELNRMGADIRLKNRVAIVRGVPSLSGAPVVATDLRAGAALVLAGLAAEGCSTIHGLHYIDRGYEAIDEKLRSVGAKVYRCNNPAGIPATPQPEQADGKGIPLQNWPT
- a CDS encoding geranylgeranyl reductase family protein; the protein is MSQVYDCVIVGAGPAGGSAAYHLAKRGRSVLVLEKDPLPRYKPCGGGVSPMVAAWFDFDFSPAISLKIRQIRYTWRGGDPVVADLDLKEPVWMVRREVFDHYLIQQAQKQGAALQTECPVSGIEWQSDRWQVMTATGPVWGRYVIGADGAKGSMAKWLGFQNRQRRLAAALEAEVPVSEPKTAAAHFDFGAVSNGYIWNFPKADGYSIGAGTFRGGEKQNLREIAAEYAQSFGVDLKSVRQFGHPICLWEGDQPLHSQNALLVGDAACVVDPFTAEGIRPSLLTGMLAAQAIDQALAGDTEALANYSARVQQEWGSEMRWAKRIAALFYRFPGVGYRVGVKRPGATRRMGQILAGELRYSDVASSAIRQLSAGLLA
- a CDS encoding ATP-binding protein; translated protein: MNAAGIPSGEKQTFALRVDTTLDALSQVLTWFESFRDAGIPGPIWLECQLALAEGFTNAVRHAHRTLSPSTPIDIELVLMPQELELRIWDQGQEFNLEEFFQNRAASRPPDAEVESEGGRGIRLMKALSTHLSYTRQADGRNCLLISRRFDDPAPLSQRPA
- a CDS encoding OmpA family protein, producing the protein MPRPSERATVFLNLSSGILLVGSGIWAGMVLPQPLQTQPLPVPQPQANTPPLLPTLSPPQASLPAVSPDADSPKGNPNHGGSTDLEREIRELRQQAIQLLIRVEELESRLQRLSSPAAAPEPRRESATTAEIAPEGASVPAPTATPTPTSFQVGTRTISLPGDLLFDFDKAEIRPEAASLLAEVAKSLREMPGARVQVNGHTDNIGSLNYNLDLSLRRANAVKDYLANLLPEDHPISWTTSGFGPTLPVADNDTEEGRQRNRRVDLIIAP
- a CDS encoding XRE family transcriptional regulator, with the translated sequence MSTSSDSSFADRLRQVIGDEAIYAFGRRAGISDTALRSYLKGSVPGIDKAVKIAQVGGVSLSWLITGEGSPRLEAGDAKTEYVYVPLVDVVASAGAGALVREESIESVLAFERNWLRAHLKGNPDGLSLIRVQGDSMSPTLEDGDWIFVERQKELGGEGIYVFQRDGELWVKRLQRLSGSRVKVISDNPRFPSFVVDCADPVNGLILIGRYRGRLSFD
- the ndhC gene encoding photosynthetic/respiratory NAD(P)H-quinone oxidoreductase subunit C, whose product is MFVLSGYEYLLVFLIVCALLPVLALGASALLAPKRRGSLRRSTYESGMEPFGQAWIQFNIRYYMFALVFVIFDVETVFLYPWAVAFHRLGLLAFVEALIFIAILVVGLVYAWRKGALEWS
- a CDS encoding NADH dehydrogenase subunit K, whose protein sequence is MVMTSQEPEVLFPASAPQVTTDLSNNVVLTTVNDLYNWAKMSSLWPLLYGTACCFIEFAAMLGSRFDFDRFGLLPRSSPRTADLIITAGTVTMKMAPALVKLYQQMAEPKYVIAMGACTISGGMFSSDSYTAVRGVDKLIPVDVYIPGCPPRPEAIMDAIVKLRKKIAAEDMRERGRLQQTHRYYTVKHNLKPVPEIITGKYLESETRQAPPPELAAAIGLPVPPALQTADFKQAEQQLKALRGGM